The following coding sequences lie in one Terriglobales bacterium genomic window:
- the rpsI gene encoding 30S ribosomal protein S9, producing MADLVQYYGTGRRKSSVARIFLRPGSGRFLVNGRPFEEYFVTFAQRNAAKQPLITTDTAASFDVVATVDGGGVNGQAGAVKMGIARALLVFNNELRGKLKSEGMLTRDARGKERKKYGQKGARKRFQYSKR from the coding sequence ATGGCAGATCTGGTCCAGTACTACGGCACGGGGCGGCGCAAGTCGAGCGTGGCACGCATCTTCCTGCGTCCCGGCAGCGGCCGCTTCCTGGTGAACGGCCGCCCCTTCGAAGAATATTTCGTCACTTTCGCGCAGCGCAACGCGGCCAAGCAGCCCCTGATCACGACCGATACCGCCGCCAGCTTCGACGTGGTCGCCACCGTGGACGGCGGCGGGGTCAACGGCCAGGCGGGCGCGGTCAAGATGGGCATCGCCCGCGCGCTGCTGGTCTTCAACAACGAGTTGCGCGGCAAGCTCAAGTCCGAGGGCATGCTCACGCGCGATGCCCGCGGCAAAGAACGCAAGAAGTACGGCCAGAAGGGCGCGCGCAAGCGCTTCCAGTACAGCAAGCGCTAA
- the rpsB gene encoding 30S ribosomal protein S2, which translates to MATITMKELLEAGVHFGHQTKRWNPKMKEYIFGERNGIYIIDLQKTLKMFKDASKVVQEMAGEGRTILFVGTKRQAQDAIAEEAQRCGMFYVNQRWLGGLLTNWVTVQKSVKRLKELDEMAVDGRYELLPKKEVIKLERERKHLQANLAGIKNMTRLPDAIFVIDSNKEQIAVREARKLGIPVIAVVDTNCDPSEVDYVIPGNDDALRAIRLFASKVAESIQEGVQAATDKQAAEMAAAVEAGAAQPAPAEGEAPAGQAADPGASEDISMEDVLGHEGRKRPAAESKAEDAAVQQAEPQVK; encoded by the coding sequence TTGGCTACCATCACCATGAAGGAGCTGCTCGAAGCGGGCGTCCACTTCGGGCACCAGACCAAGCGCTGGAACCCCAAGATGAAGGAATACATCTTCGGGGAGCGCAACGGGATCTACATCATCGACCTGCAGAAGACCCTCAAGATGTTCAAGGACGCCTCCAAGGTCGTGCAGGAGATGGCCGGCGAAGGCAGGACCATCCTCTTCGTCGGCACCAAGCGGCAGGCCCAGGACGCCATCGCCGAAGAAGCGCAGCGTTGCGGCATGTTCTATGTGAACCAGCGCTGGCTGGGCGGGCTGCTCACCAACTGGGTCACGGTGCAGAAATCGGTGAAGCGCCTGAAGGAGCTCGATGAGATGGCGGTGGATGGCCGCTACGAGCTGCTGCCTAAGAAGGAAGTCATCAAGCTGGAGCGGGAGCGCAAGCACCTGCAGGCCAACCTGGCCGGCATCAAGAACATGACGCGGCTGCCCGACGCCATCTTCGTCATCGACTCCAACAAGGAGCAGATCGCGGTGCGCGAGGCGCGCAAGCTGGGCATCCCCGTCATCGCCGTGGTCGACACCAACTGCGACCCCAGCGAGGTCGACTACGTGATCCCGGGCAACGATGACGCCCTGCGCGCCATCCGCCTGTTCGCCTCCAAGGTGGCCGAGTCCATCCAGGAAGGGGTGCAGGCGGCCACCGACAAGCAGGCCGCGGAGATGGCCGCTGCGGTGGAAGCCGGCGCCGCGCAGCCGGCCCCGGCCGAGGGCGAGGCCCCCGCCGGACAGGCCGCCGATCCCGGCGCCTCCGAGGACATCAGCATGGAAGATGTCCTGGGCCACGAGGGCCGCAAGCGTCCCGCCGCCGAGAGCAAGGCCGAGGACGCCGCCGTGCAGCAGGCGGAGCCGCAGGTCAAGTAG